The following coding sequences are from one Limnobacter sp. SAORIC-580 window:
- the lptA gene encoding lipopolysaccharide transport periplasmic protein LptA, producing MKRSTWISLALAAPALALGVCAQALESDKQQPTTIDANQMTYNEKSNVNVFTGNVLLTRGSLVIRGDKLTLTERSDGTQFATVEGKPARFKQQRDSEKPNEVLLINGTGNTIEFDGNKSIVTLTGAASIQKSTNGQLTESISGTKITYEQNTEFLNVVGTPNSSGSSRVQAVIKPKTQETEPAPKGGSK from the coding sequence ATGAAACGCTCCACCTGGATTTCCCTCGCACTGGCTGCGCCTGCACTGGCACTAGGGGTTTGCGCGCAAGCACTGGAATCTGACAAACAACAACCCACCACCATCGACGCCAACCAGATGACTTACAACGAAAAGTCAAACGTGAACGTGTTCACCGGCAATGTGCTGTTGACGCGTGGAAGTTTGGTGATTCGCGGCGACAAATTGACACTGACCGAACGCAGTGACGGTACCCAGTTCGCCACTGTGGAAGGAAAACCTGCCCGCTTCAAACAGCAGCGTGATTCGGAGAAGCCCAATGAAGTACTGCTGATCAACGGCACTGGCAACACCATTGAATTCGACGGCAATAAATCGATCGTGACATTGACCGGTGCAGCCAGCATTCAAAAAAGCACCAATGGTCAGCTCACTGAATCAATCTCGGGTACCAAAATTACGTACGAGCAAAACACAGAATTCCTGAATGTGGTGGGAACACCCAACAGCAGTGGTTCCTCACGCGTACAGGCAGTGATCAAACCAAAAACCCAAGAGACTGAGCCCGCGCCCAAAGGGGGCAGCAAGTGA
- the rapZ gene encoding RNase adapter RapZ: MINMKVVLVTGLSGSGKSVAIRALEDSHFYCVDNLPPSFIPQVIQRLSSEGITQIAIAADARTGRDIVDVPQIVQALKADGTDVRILFLDADDETLITRYSESRRRHPMSARLGEQATVQECVDAEREALEPLRNIASCIDTSALQPNVLRRWVLETVEEESAKLTLVFETFGFKKGLPSDADLVFDVRCLSNPYYDKSLRPLTGKDVEVQRYIQADNRSDPLISDIETYLRNWLPSYLNEQRSYVTVAIGCTGGQHRSVYVAETLAKRFTSEPLPQIESVLLRHRSLG; this comes from the coding sequence ATGATTAACATGAAGGTGGTATTGGTCACCGGCCTCTCAGGCTCGGGTAAATCAGTTGCAATTCGTGCGCTGGAAGACTCCCACTTTTATTGCGTTGACAACTTGCCGCCTTCCTTCATTCCGCAAGTCATCCAGCGCTTGTCCTCCGAAGGCATCACCCAAATTGCGATTGCGGCCGACGCTCGCACCGGGCGCGACATTGTCGATGTACCCCAAATCGTCCAGGCCCTGAAAGCCGACGGGACCGATGTGCGCATTCTGTTTCTGGATGCCGACGATGAAACCCTGATCACCCGCTACTCGGAAAGCCGCCGACGTCACCCCATGAGCGCACGCCTTGGCGAACAGGCCACGGTGCAAGAATGTGTTGATGCGGAACGAGAAGCGCTCGAGCCGCTGAGAAACATTGCAAGCTGTATTGACACCTCAGCCCTGCAACCCAACGTGCTGCGCAGATGGGTGCTTGAAACTGTGGAAGAAGAATCGGCCAAACTTACCCTGGTGTTTGAAACTTTCGGTTTCAAAAAGGGCCTGCCTTCAGATGCCGACCTGGTGTTTGATGTGCGCTGCCTAAGCAACCCCTACTACGACAAAAGCCTGCGCCCTCTGACTGGCAAAGACGTGGAGGTTCAACGCTACATTCAGGCCGACAATCGCAGCGACCCGCTGATTAGCGACATCGAAACCTATTTGAGAAATTGGTTGCCGTCTTATTTGAATGAACAACGCAGCTATGTGACCGTGGCAATTGGTTGCACGGGTGGCCAGCATCGCTCGGTGTATGTGGCCGAAACGCTGGCAAAGCGTTTTACCAGCGAACCCCTACCTCAGATCGAGAGTGTTTTGTTGCGGCACCGCAGCCTGGGTTAA
- a CDS encoding RNA polymerase factor sigma-54: MKQSLQLKVSQNLTLTPQLQQSIRLLQLSTLELQQEIQQALAENPLLELADEEAAEGERTLSLDSSNGELHEPQGDSFEADPDPRKTSEPVSDQQAEQDNQSEEIVQRETIDSIQDNWEGDWRDNSGAGADGDEEKPGLQLAAPDSSLHQHLIDQLRMTQASERDKNLVLWLIDYLSDDGYLTVELEDLWETLQDEPDLEFEELGAALRLLQSFDPPGVGARNAAECLLLQLAQRKDITCQQSLYTHCQHIIRDHLGLLAQRDFTKLKKALNVDEDILKICHQIIRSLEPFPGARFRRIDDDHVVPDVIVKKLSGQWHVQLNPDVMPKIRINEMYASILRSHRGQSAQLSAQLQEARWLLKNVQQRFDTILRVSQAIVERQIGYFNHGEIAMQPLVLREIADLLGLHESTVSRVTTQKYMLTPYGLVELKYFFGSHVSTDSGGQASSTAIRALIKQLISAEDAKQPISDSQIADLLGQQGIVVARRTVAKYRESLKIPPVNMRKSL, encoded by the coding sequence ATGAAACAATCCCTTCAGCTTAAAGTCTCGCAAAACCTCACGCTCACGCCGCAGCTGCAGCAGTCCATTCGCTTGCTGCAGTTGTCTACGCTCGAATTGCAGCAGGAAATTCAGCAGGCGCTGGCTGAAAACCCGCTGCTGGAGTTGGCCGACGAAGAGGCTGCGGAAGGCGAGCGCACTTTAAGCCTGGACAGCAGCAATGGTGAACTGCATGAGCCGCAAGGCGACAGCTTTGAAGCCGACCCCGACCCCCGCAAAACCAGCGAGCCGGTCAGCGACCAACAAGCCGAACAAGACAACCAGAGCGAAGAAATTGTTCAGCGCGAAACCATCGACTCCATTCAAGACAACTGGGAAGGCGATTGGCGCGACAACAGCGGCGCCGGCGCCGACGGAGATGAAGAAAAACCAGGCCTGCAACTGGCCGCCCCCGACAGCAGCCTGCACCAACACCTGATTGACCAGTTGCGCATGACGCAGGCCAGTGAACGAGACAAAAACCTGGTGCTGTGGCTGATCGACTACCTCAGCGACGACGGCTACCTGACTGTTGAACTTGAAGACCTGTGGGAAACCCTGCAGGACGAGCCTGACCTGGAGTTTGAAGAACTTGGCGCAGCCCTGCGCCTGCTGCAAAGTTTTGACCCACCCGGTGTGGGTGCCCGCAATGCAGCGGAATGCCTGTTATTGCAACTGGCACAACGCAAAGACATCACCTGCCAGCAAAGCCTTTACACACACTGCCAGCACATTATTCGTGATCACTTGGGCTTACTGGCCCAGCGCGACTTCACCAAGCTGAAAAAAGCGCTGAATGTGGACGAAGACATACTGAAAATCTGTCACCAGATTATTCGCTCACTTGAGCCATTTCCCGGTGCGCGCTTTCGCCGCATTGACGACGATCACGTTGTGCCCGACGTGATCGTGAAAAAACTCAGTGGTCAGTGGCATGTGCAACTGAACCCGGATGTGATGCCAAAAATTCGCATCAATGAAATGTATGCCTCCATTTTGCGATCTCACCGCGGCCAAAGCGCCCAACTCAGCGCACAACTGCAAGAGGCCCGCTGGTTGTTAAAAAACGTTCAGCAGCGATTTGACACTATTTTACGGGTTAGCCAAGCCATCGTAGAACGTCAAATCGGCTACTTCAATCACGGCGAAATCGCAATGCAGCCCTTGGTTCTGCGGGAAATTGCCGATTTGCTGGGTCTGCATGAATCGACCGTGTCAAGGGTCACCACGCAAAAATATATGTTGACGCCCTATGGGTTGGTTGAGCTAAAGTATTTCTTCGGAAGCCATGTTTCCACCGACTCAGGTGGTCAGGCTTCCAGCACGGCCATCCGTGCACTCATCAAGCAACTGATTTCTGCGGAGGACGCCAAGCAGCCGATATCTGACAGCCAAATCGCCGACCTACTCGGTCAACAGGGCATCGTGGTCGCAAGACGCACGGTCGCTAAATACCGGGAATCACTGAAAATACCCCCGGTGAACATGCGCAAGTCGCTTTAA
- the lptB gene encoding LPS export ABC transporter ATP-binding protein translates to MSNTPAHTLTGQGRLQALSLRKAYRSKRVIEDVSLHVDTGEVVGLLGPNGAGKTTCFYMIVGLVSADEGNICLEGRDITLQPIHERARAGLSYLPQEASVFRKLTVEDNIRAVLEINPPRDKTVDQAVEDLLNDLQIAHIRTSLAASLSGGERRRLEIARALGSQPRFILLDEPFAGVDPIAVLEIQRIVAFLKSKGIGVLITDHNVRETLGICDRAYIISAGRVLASGSPEQIVKNDDVRRVYLGEHFRM, encoded by the coding sequence GTGAGCAACACCCCCGCACACACCCTGACAGGACAAGGACGGCTTCAAGCGCTTAGCCTACGCAAAGCCTACCGCAGCAAACGCGTGATTGAAGATGTGTCGCTGCACGTGGACACAGGCGAGGTGGTCGGCCTGCTGGGCCCCAACGGCGCTGGCAAAACCACCTGCTTTTACATGATTGTGGGTTTGGTCAGTGCCGACGAAGGCAACATTTGCCTGGAAGGCCGCGACATCACCTTGCAACCCATTCACGAGCGCGCACGCGCAGGGCTTTCTTATCTTCCTCAGGAAGCCTCCGTGTTTCGCAAACTGACTGTGGAAGACAACATTCGCGCAGTGCTTGAAATCAATCCACCCAGAGACAAAACGGTGGATCAGGCTGTCGAAGATTTGCTGAACGACCTTCAAATTGCGCACATTCGCACCTCACTTGCCGCCTCGCTCTCGGGTGGCGAACGCCGCCGCCTTGAAATTGCGCGTGCGCTGGGTAGCCAACCTCGCTTCATTTTGCTGGATGAGCCCTTCGCAGGCGTAGACCCGATTGCCGTGCTGGAAATTCAACGCATTGTTGCCTTCTTGAAATCCAAGGGCATCGGCGTGTTGATCACCGACCACAATGTGCGCGAAACCCTGGGGATTTGCGATCGTGCCTACATCATCAGCGCAGGCCGCGTGCTGGCCTCGGGCAGTCCCGAGCAAATTGTAAAAAACGACGATGTACGCCGCGTGTACCTCGGCGAACACTTCCGGATGTAA
- the hprK gene encoding HPr(Ser) kinase/phosphatase, translating to MKQLKELIEANRNKLKLDWLAGLNGGDRHLDLQCFASSDLVGHLNTIHPGRIQVFGRQEIEYFARISDERKKHQIDKLIEGDPPAVIVAESFQPHPLLKAACDESNIPLLATPLSAAEIIDFLRVYINKWLAPTTMMHGVFMDVLGMGVLICGESGLGKSELGLELISRGHGLVADDVVEFSRVAPNYIEGRCPELIRNLMEVRGVGLLDIKAIFGETAVRRKMRLKLIVHLVRKASLELHQERLVTEQQFQEVLGLPIRKAILPVAAGRNLAVLLEAAVRNTILQMRGINTLDEFMVRQQKAMLSELGGIDHLQVDPDTETDIGHD from the coding sequence GTGAAGCAACTGAAAGAACTGATCGAAGCCAACCGCAACAAACTCAAGCTTGACTGGCTGGCCGGTTTAAATGGTGGTGACCGCCACCTGGATCTTCAGTGTTTTGCTTCCTCTGATCTCGTAGGTCACCTCAACACCATTCACCCGGGTCGCATCCAGGTGTTTGGTCGACAGGAAATCGAATATTTCGCCCGCATCAGCGACGAACGCAAAAAACACCAAATCGACAAACTGATTGAAGGCGATCCGCCCGCTGTCATCGTGGCTGAATCATTTCAACCGCACCCACTTTTGAAAGCCGCCTGCGACGAATCCAACATTCCCCTGCTCGCCACACCCCTGTCGGCCGCCGAAATCATCGACTTTCTGCGCGTGTATATCAACAAATGGCTCGCCCCCACCACCATGATGCATGGCGTTTTCATGGATGTGCTGGGCATGGGCGTGCTTATTTGTGGCGAATCAGGTTTGGGCAAAAGCGAACTGGGCCTGGAATTGATTTCACGCGGGCATGGCCTGGTGGCTGACGACGTGGTGGAGTTCTCGCGCGTGGCCCCCAACTACATCGAGGGCCGCTGCCCGGAACTGATTCGCAACCTGATGGAAGTGCGCGGCGTAGGCCTGCTCGACATCAAGGCTATTTTTGGTGAAACGGCCGTACGCCGAAAAATGCGCTTGAAACTGATTGTGCACCTGGTGCGCAAGGCCTCGCTTGAATTGCACCAGGAACGCCTGGTGACCGAGCAGCAATTCCAGGAAGTGCTGGGCCTGCCCATTCGCAAAGCCATTTTGCCAGTGGCAGCAGGCCGTAACTTGGCCGTGCTTCTTGAAGCCGCAGTGCGCAACACCATTTTGCAAATGCGGGGCATCAATACACTGGACGAGTTCATGGTGCGTCAACAAAAGGCCATGCTCAGTGAGCTGGGCGGCATCGACCACCTCCAGGTTGATCCCGACACCGAAACGGACATCGGCCATGATTAA
- a CDS encoding PTS sugar transporter subunit IIA — MNLIANLLPPSNILLDTQVTSKKRVFEQAGLVFENNQGIARSKVFDSLFARERLGSTGLGQQVAVPHGRIKGLREPIASLVRVQDPIPFDAPDGQPVKLLMFLLVPESANQHHLDILSELAQMLSDKDFREKLMTESDPGATHQLIANWEPYQPAS; from the coding sequence ATGAACTTGATCGCAAATCTACTTCCACCATCCAACATATTGTTGGACACACAGGTCACCAGCAAAAAGCGCGTGTTTGAACAAGCCGGTCTGGTCTTTGAAAACAACCAAGGCATCGCAAGATCCAAGGTGTTCGACAGCCTGTTTGCGCGTGAACGTTTGGGCTCCACTGGCTTAGGCCAGCAAGTGGCCGTACCGCATGGCCGCATCAAGGGCCTGCGCGAACCTATCGCCTCGCTGGTGCGTGTGCAAGACCCAATCCCTTTTGATGCCCCAGACGGCCAACCCGTCAAGCTGCTCATGTTTTTGCTGGTGCCAGAAAGCGCAAACCAGCATCATCTGGATATACTGTCAGAACTGGCTCAAATGCTGTCTGACAAAGATTTCCGTGAGAAACTCATGACAGAATCCGATCCCGGCGCCACTCACCAACTGATCGCCAACTGGGAGCCTTACCAACCCGCGAGTTAA
- the mutY gene encoding A/G-specific adenine glycosylase, which yields MSPLTGEAFGEVLVRWQKRHGRQSLPWQHTGDAYKVWLSEVMLQQTQVTTVLGYYTRFLQAYPTVSDLAAAPEQDVMQLWAGLGYYTRARNLHACAKQVVARFDGQFPRTVSELESLPGIGQSTAGAIASLAYGVPAPILDGNVKRVFCRYYGIEGYPEQTTIKKTLWEIADANVPAQQPGVYNQALMDLGATCCVPRNPACSACPLMQSCVALGKGMVGLLPTPKPKKARPELYFVSLIVEDEGGGVLLELQTDKAVWQGLWTTPFEACGSQGGFADDFDNLTRIAAVWVERYGLQAHRVELEHQLRALQGQPWLVHELTHRKMHFKVLRLKVPGAWAACHSVGDKPVPKIVHKLLGQVRVLTQAAVPQQNTLDLR from the coding sequence ATGAGCCCTTTGACCGGAGAGGCATTTGGCGAGGTGCTCGTGCGGTGGCAAAAGCGGCACGGCCGGCAAAGCCTGCCCTGGCAGCACACAGGCGATGCCTACAAGGTGTGGCTAAGCGAAGTGATGTTGCAGCAAACCCAAGTAACAACGGTGCTGGGCTATTACACCCGTTTTTTGCAGGCTTACCCAACGGTTTCTGATTTGGCCGCCGCCCCGGAACAGGATGTGATGCAGTTGTGGGCAGGTTTGGGTTATTACACCCGCGCGCGTAATTTGCACGCCTGTGCCAAGCAGGTTGTGGCCCGTTTTGACGGGCAATTTCCGCGCACGGTGAGCGAGCTTGAAAGTTTGCCCGGCATTGGTCAGTCCACTGCAGGTGCAATCGCATCACTGGCTTATGGAGTGCCGGCCCCCATTCTGGACGGCAATGTGAAACGTGTGTTTTGCAGGTACTACGGCATCGAGGGATACCCCGAGCAAACCACCATCAAGAAAACCCTGTGGGAAATTGCGGATGCCAATGTGCCAGCACAGCAGCCCGGCGTGTACAACCAGGCCTTGATGGACCTTGGGGCCACCTGCTGCGTACCGCGCAACCCAGCCTGCTCGGCCTGCCCCTTGATGCAAAGTTGTGTGGCTTTGGGAAAAGGCATGGTGGGTTTGTTGCCTACACCAAAGCCTAAAAAGGCTCGACCCGAATTGTATTTCGTCAGCTTGATTGTGGAAGACGAGGGGGGTGGAGTGCTGCTTGAACTGCAAACGGACAAAGCTGTTTGGCAGGGCCTGTGGACTACACCTTTTGAGGCCTGTGGTAGCCAGGGCGGTTTTGCAGACGATTTTGACAACTTAACCCGAATCGCAGCTGTGTGGGTTGAGCGCTATGGCTTGCAGGCCCACCGTGTTGAACTTGAGCATCAGTTGCGCGCGTTGCAAGGTCAGCCTTGGTTGGTGCATGAATTAACCCACCGCAAAATGCATTTCAAGGTGTTGCGCCTGAAAGTGCCCGGCGCATGGGCAGCTTGCCACTCGGTTGGTGACAAACCAGTGCCCAAAATTGTTCACAAACTGCTTGGCCAGGTGCGGGTGTTAACCCAGGCTGCGGTGCCGCAACAAAACACTCTCGATCTGAGGTAG
- the hpf gene encoding ribosome hibernation-promoting factor, HPF/YfiA family, protein MNLNINGHHLEVTPAIRNYVIEKLDRVKRHFDHVIDASVTISVVKLVQRADVTLHVRGKDIHAEASHENLYAAIDALADKLDRQVLRHKDKLTNHNHTPMKHQVVEEAE, encoded by the coding sequence ATGAACTTGAACATCAATGGTCATCATCTGGAAGTTACCCCAGCGATTCGAAACTACGTCATCGAAAAACTGGATCGGGTGAAAAGGCATTTTGATCACGTCATTGATGCATCGGTGACCATCTCGGTGGTCAAGCTGGTTCAAAGGGCAGATGTCACACTGCACGTTCGCGGCAAAGACATTCACGCTGAAGCAAGTCATGAAAACCTCTACGCAGCCATTGATGCGCTGGCCGACAAACTGGATCGCCAGGTACTGCGTCACAAAGACAAACTAACCAACCACAACCACACCCCCATGAAACACCAGGTGGTCGAAGAAGCTGAATAA
- the lptC gene encoding LPS export ABC transporter periplasmic protein LptC, with product MKPVSAFFNLLSQFIPLLLTFALAATSYWFAIQSELSLFSASGKSDPTSSDYYLRNFSVQSHDLAENKYSIIRSKEAEHIPQGNVWNITEPELEQFESGNGMVKGNAQKGVYLLDTDEIFLRDNVVVTSQNEGLLTTMKSEEIRIDNITNEISTDKNVLVTRPGQRFEAQGATLNNDTGELTAQGSIKFRIEAKR from the coding sequence GTGAAACCAGTGAGTGCTTTTTTCAATCTGCTTTCGCAGTTCATACCGCTGCTGCTGACGTTCGCACTCGCCGCCACCTCGTATTGGTTTGCCATTCAGTCTGAACTGAGCCTGTTTAGCGCCAGCGGCAAAAGCGACCCCACCAGCAGCGACTATTACTTGCGCAATTTCTCGGTACAAAGCCATGACCTGGCCGAAAACAAATATTCGATCATTCGCAGCAAGGAAGCCGAACACATCCCACAAGGCAACGTCTGGAACATCACCGAGCCCGAACTGGAACAGTTTGAATCAGGCAACGGCATGGTAAAAGGCAACGCCCAAAAAGGCGTTTACCTGCTCGACACCGACGAAATTTTCTTGCGGGACAACGTGGTGGTGACCAGTCAAAACGAAGGGCTACTGACCACCATGAAATCTGAAGAAATACGAATCGACAATATCACCAACGAAATTTCAACCGACAAGAATGTGCTGGTCACCCGGCCTGGCCAACGGTTTGAAGCACAGGGTGCCACACTGAACAACGACACTGGCGAGTTGACTGCCCAAGGGTCAATCAAGTTTCGCATAGAGGCCAAACGATGA